The genome window TTATCCGATTGATATAATTTTTTTGTGTTGTTTTAATAAAATATTCTTCGAATTTACAACTTCAATTTCGATCAAACGACCCCGAATATGCTCCAAATGATCTAAATTCAAAACAAAGCTTCCAAATGTGAGAATGAATAAGTCGACTGTGTAGTGCTAAGTAATGAGCCAGTTGTCAAGTTAGTTAGGCCAGCTGGCAGAGTTAGTCGATGCTGTTAGAATTAGTTACCAATAGTTAGTGTTCTTAGTTTAATTAAGTAGAGGTTAGTTGTGTCTATAAGTACATAGGTTGTATGTATTATTGATACCCAAATGAATATACAGAAAATCTTTTCTTCATCTCTCTCTCTTCCTTCTTCCTTGCACGCTACTGCTACATTGCTCCATTAATGGAGTTCATGACCTAGCTCAACTGAAGCTCAActcacatggtatcaaagcagtcGTGACTTGGAGTACACGGGCAGTGCAAGTTTATCGTCAATTCTAGTAATTGCTCTTCCTCTTAAGCTTAACAATGGGAGATGATAAGATCGATCACACTGATCCACTATTCCTTCATCCTTCTGACACGCCGAGTTCAGTTTTGATTCCAATTCAACTCACAGGATCTGAAAAGTATGGATTGTGGCAGAGAACGCTGAGAATTGCACTTCTAGCTAAGCGGAAATTAGGGTTCGTGACTGGTACTTGTAAAAAGGATTCCTTTAAGAAGGAATTACATGAGGAATGGGAGACATGCAATACAATTGTCTTCTCCTGGATCATGAATATAGTGTCGCAGAACCTAGTTAGTGGAATTGCTTATGCAACTGATGCTCATTTAGTTTGGAAGGACTTAAAGGAGAGGTTTGATAAGGTTAATCGTGTAAGGATCTTCCAATTGCATAGAGAAATTGCAACAATCTCACAAGGAACAGATTCTGTGGACACCTATTTTACAAAGCTGAAAGAGTTATGGTCAGAGTATGATGCCTTGGTGCCTTCACCTGGATGTGACTGTGTGAAATCAAAGGATTTTATCGTGCATCTTCATCAGTAGAGGTTGCTTCAATTTCTGAGTGGTCTCAATGAATTATATGATCTAGCAAGCAGACAAATCCTAATGAAGACAACAGAACCAACACTGAATCAGGCTTATGCTCTGATCATTGAAGATGAGAGTCAGAGGTCAAGCCCATATCCAGCCTTGACTGTTAAAGCAGAAGTAAATGTTATGCAGGCTGGTCGAGGGACAATTCCTAGAGGAGAGCCAATTGCCATGCAAGCTGGTGAAGGACAATCCTATAAAGAAAAGAAACCTTTCATGAGATGTGATTATTGCCATAAGAATAGGCATTTGAAGGAAAATTGCTTTAAATTGATAGGGTATCCAGGGGACTTTAAGGCAAAAAGTCATGTTGTGGCTAACAATGCTACTAGTGTTTTTGAGCATGAACAACAGACACAGATGAATGGAGAAAAAGGAACAAGCTGTGATCAAGTAGCAGGGCATTTCTTCATTGAGGATAAGTACATGCAAATACTGAATATACTGTATAAGGATACTTCTATACCACAAGTAAACATAGCAGGTATTACCACATCTCTAATGGCTAATTGTTCTAATAGTGAGTGGATAATTGATTCTGGTGCAACTCATCACATAGATGCCTCATTAGACTTATTGCATTCTAAAACTAAGTTGAAAGGTGAACAAAAAGAATAGGTACAATTGCCCACTCGTGAGAGAACTGACATTACACATACTGGTAGTGCAATCATTCTTAAGGATTTGGAGGTGAAAAATGTGCTATTTGTCCTAGACTTCAAATTTAATTTTCTGTTTGTATCCAAACTCACAAAGGAACTCTGCTGCTCAGTTCATTTTTATCCTGACTTCTGTGTATTTCAGGACCTTTGGAGTGGCAGAGTAAGGAGGATTGGTAAGGAAAAAGGAGGTCTATATGTAGCGAAGGATGCACACATAGCAAAAGTACTGCAGCAGATATCAGCAGCCACTACTCAAAAGCCAGAATTTGATGGTCATCTTTGGCAGTAGAGATTAGGACATGCGTCAGTTAGCACAATGAAGCATATCAAGTCTTTTCAGCATGCAACGGTAGACCTAAACGTAAATACGGATTGTTCAATTTTTCCTTTGGCTAAACAAAGTAGGTTAGTCTTTCCTAGAAGTTGTTCTAGAAGTGTCAGTCCTTTGCTATTATTACATATGGATGTTTGGGGTCCTTATAAGTTCCTTACACATGATAGGAAGCATTTTTTCTTGACCACGGTGGATGATCATTCAAGATATACTTGGGCGCATTTGCTGCAGTTAAAGACTGATGTTATAGTAACATTGCAGAAGTTCCTTTCTATGCTTAGAACATAGTTTAATGCAATTGTTAAGACCATTAGAACAGACAATGGAGGAGAATTTTTCAATAAACAATGCAATAACTTGTTTGATCACTATGGTATAGTACACCAAAGTAGCTGTGCATACACATCCCCACAAAATGGGGTGGTAGAAAGGAAACACAGATACATCCTTGACACAACAAGGGCACTGAAATTTTAAGCTAATGTGCCAACTAGGTATTGGGGAGAGTGCATAACTACTGCTGTGTACCTTATCAATTGGCTTCCTACTATTATTTTGAATGGGAAAACACCTTATGAGTTGTTGTATCATACACAACCTTCACTCAACCATTTAAGAGTATTTGGTTGCCTCTGCTATGCTACTACTTTGGTGCATGGAAACAAATTCTCAGCAAGCGCCAAGCCAGCAGCCCATCTTGGGTACTCAGAAACTCAGAAAGGTTACAAGCTGCTGGATCTTTCTACTAACCAGTTTTTTGTTTGCAGGGATGTTGTGTTTAAGGAGCACTTATTTTTTTTTGTTCAGCCTTCCTTATGGAAACATTCCATGGTCCATGATAGGGGGAGTGTGCAGGTTAATCATGAACCATTTCCAGCTGATCATGACTTCCTACAAGAAGATCCTGAAGGCATTGAACCTGCATCCACTTCTCATCCACAAGAAGCTGCAGTCTCACCAATAGTGGATTCAACTCCTAGCGTGGATAATGGACCTACCGAGGAAGTACAGAATGGGCATGCAGCAAATGAGCATACACAAGGAGAAACAAATACGACACCAGACTTATATGACTCAACAGCTGACTTACATGACATTGTAAGTGAGGAAGAGTATGAAGCAATGTACCTGCCACAAGATGTAGATACATTACCAGATATAGAACCTGCCCTTACAAGTGAAGAACCAAGAAGATCTAGCAGAAATGTCTAAGAGCCTTTGTGGTTGAAGGATTATGTCACACAAAAGAAGGCTAATGGAACAACACTGTATCCTCTATTAGACCATTTAACATATAGCAGGCTGTCAACATCTTGCCAAATATATGTAGCAAAGATTTCTTCACTGACAGAACCTCAGAGTTTTGCAGAAGCATCTAAAGACAAAAGATGGGTGGAAGCAATGCAGTTGGAGATTAAGGCCTTAGAAGATAACAAAACTTGGGAGATAATAGACTTGCCTAAAGGAAAGAACACCATTGGCTCAAAATGGGTGTACAAGATAAAGTTCAAAGCAAATggagaagttgaaagattcaaaacTAGATTGGTGGCCAAGGGGTACAATCAAAAGGAAGGTCTAGATTATCATGAGACCTTCTCACCAATTGCCAAAATGGTAACTGTGAGAGCAGTCATTGCAGTGGTAGCCTCATAGGGATGGAACATGTATCAAATGGATGTTCATAATGCATTTATCCAAGGAGACCTATATGAAGAAGTGCATATGGAACTGCCTCAGGGCTTCAGAAGACAGGGGAAGACAAAAGTTTGCTAGTTAGTGAAATCCTTGTATGGCTTGAAGCAGGCTTCAAGACAATGGAACCTCAAACTCACTGAAACTCTTCTGGATGCAGGCTATGTTCAGAGTCTCTATGATTTCTCATTATTCACAAATAAGAAGGGAACAAAATTTGTAGTTGTGTTGGTGTATGTTGATGACTTACTCATCACTTCAGGAGACAGAATGTTTTAAACAGGAAGTTCAAAGTGAAGGATCTTGGAGAATTGAGGTATTTCCTAGGGATAGAAGTCATGAGATCCAACCAAGGGATTTTATTGAACCAGAGAAAGTATGCACTTCAACTGGTGTGTGATGTAGGTCTAGGATCAACAAAGCCAGCAGCTACTCCACTTGATATGAATCAAAAGTTCACCTCAGTAGAGTTTGATAAACATGTTGGAGTAGCTGGAGATGAAATGTTGACATGCATTTCAGCCTATCAGAGGTTGATTGGCAGGTTGATATACCTAACAATCACTAGGCCAGATATCATATTTGTTGTGCAAACATTGAGCCAATTCATGTAATCACCTAAGCAGTCCCACTGGGAAGCAGCAGTAAGGGTAGGGAAATACATCAAACAGAATCCAGGAATGGGGATTCTGATGAGTAGCAAGCATGTAGACAGTCTGGTTTGTCACTGTAATGCACTGGGCATCATGTCCTAACACTAGAAGATCAGTGACTAGGTTTGTGGTAAAATTTGGAGATTCATTGGTGTCTTGGAAGTCAAAGAAGCAACAGACAGTTTCAAGAAGCTCAGCAGAAAGAGAATACAGAAGCTTAGCAACAACTACTGCAGAAATTGTATGGTTGATGGGATTGTTTACAGAGCTCAATGCATCTATCAAGCAACCAGTGGATATAATGTGTGATAGCAAAGTTGCTTTACAAATTGCAGCAAATCCCATATTTCATGAAATGACCAAACATATTGAAATAGATTGTCACTTTATTAGGGATAAGATCAAGGAAGGAAGGATCAAGACACATCACATTGGAACTGAGGATCGGCAGACAAACCTGTTGACTAAGGGACTGAGAAGAATACAACATGAGTATCTACTGGGCAAGCTAGGAGTGCTCAACATCTTACACCCTCCATCTTGAAGGGGGGTGTGCGAATTAATAAGTCGACTGTGTAGTGCTAAGAAATGAGCTAGCTGTCAAGTTAGTTAGGCTAGCTGGCAGAGTTAGTTGATGTTGTTAGAATTAGTTACCAATAGTTAGTGTCCTTAGCTTAATTAAGTAGAGGTTAGTTGTGTCTATAAATATAGAGGTTGTATGTGTTATTTATATACAATTGAATATACAGAAAAGcttttcttcttcatctctctctctcttccttctTCCTCGCACGCTACTGCCACATTGCTCCATTAATGGAGTTCATGACCTAGCTCAACTGAAGCTCAACTCACACCAAATACCAACACAAACAATCCCAAATTTCTAATTAGAGCTCATCCATAAAAACAAgtgcttaaaagtactttttactTTATTCAAACACTACAAATGGcttaaaagttattttggctTAAAACTACTTAGAATAAGCCaaccaaacgggctcttagtcaAATAACACCAAATCAAAAAGAACCACTTTGTCTTCTTATGCTTTTTAAGTTTCAATAATGGAGTTTTGAGCTTTTTACAGTAAATCACTAAATCAGTGTTTGAACTAAACTCACCACCAAACAAGAATTTCAAGTTTTAAATCTTGAAGAACTATGGTGTTTAAGTAAATAATCGGAACATTTCGCTAACACTGTAACAATTGGGATATTCCACCGAGACCAGTCTTGTTGGGAAACATGCCATTCAAATTTTTTTGTACTTTCTTTTGCACGTGAAGGTGGGTTTTTGTCAGAACCTGGGCCTAGTCCTGGGCCTGAGGTTGGTCCTTATAATAAGTCTTAAATTGGTTTTGGTTTGAACTCATTTCAGATCAAGTTAAACCCAATTATGCGAGCTCAATTCCTTAGCCCAGGCTGCAACACCTTAAGTTTGAAATACGTAAAATTTgcacggggcgccctatttggtcgtccCCATTTAACCTGTacctattttttaaatttttttaaactaGTATCCAACTCTTTCTTCTTCTATGGTGTTTTTACagtgattttatatggtatttgtgaacatattttaaggtagtttatgatgttttatAGTGGTGAATTGTTGTGGCGCTTTAGTTTTTACTATTGTTTAGggtttcttcattttcttcttcttcttctttttcttaattgaaAAATAGGTtcgttagatttattgttgttttggacaaattgatgattgaggtttgttgatatttggaggttatgtttcaaatttgaactCATTTGGAGTATATTTAGATGTTAAATCTTATATTGGATTGTTAAcattcgaagaacaaatttctgtTTCTGGGCAATTTGTACTTTAGGCCTATTTGGACTTAAGCACATGAAaacgttggttgcacttcagacctatttggccttaagtacatctgaagtgtaatttttttacttcagacttattggacttaagtgcatgaaactattggttgcacttcagacctatttggctttaagtgcatctaaagtgtaattttttcacttcagactttttggccttaagtgcatgaaactatttgttgcactttagacctatttggccttaagtgcaatgaagtgcaatttttttacttcacactgtttagccttaagtgcatgaaaccattggttgcacttcagatctatttggccttaagtgcatctgaagtataatttttcacttcaaaccTCTCtgaccttaagtgcatgaaaatatttactgcacttcagacctatctGGCCTTAAGTGTATCTTAAGTACAATTTTTGTACTTTAGACttaattggccttaagtgcacTGCACTTCAGACTAATTCtttttaacttcagacccgataagtctgaagttgatcgtaaagtgggtagGCTTGCAAATTtttttgcaaagtgggtataacttcaattgtgaccccaaaaccgggtatagatgcaaatgccCCGATACGTAAAATTTGTACGGgacgccctatttggtcgccctcATTTAATCTATAcccactttttaattttttttaactggTACccaactctttcttcttcttcttcttacaatgattttatatggtgtttgtCAACATATTTTAAGATAGTTTATTATGTTTTACAGCAGTGAGTTGATGTGGcactttattttttactattgtttagggtttcttcttcttctttttcttaattgcaaaatggacTTGTtagatttattattattttgacaaattgatgattggggtTTGTTGATATTTGGagattatttttcaaatttgaaCTCATTTGGAATAGATTTAGATGttaaatcgtatattggattGCTAAAATTCGAATAACAAATTTCTGTTTTTGGGCAATTTGCGCTTCAGGCCTATtttgccttaagtgcatgaaaacgttggttgcacttcagacctatttggccttaagtgcatctgaagtgcaattttttcacttcagacttattggccttaagtgcatgaaaccattagttgcacttcagacctatttggccttaagtgcatctaaagtgtaattttttcactttagactttttggccttaaagtgcatgaaaccatttgTTATACTTcacacctatttggccttaagtgcactAAAGTgcaatttctctctctctctctctctctctctctctctctctctctctctctctctctctctctctctctcttccttctTCCTTGCACGCTACTGCTACATTGCTCCATTAATGGAGTTCATGACCTAGCTCAACTGAAGCTCAACTCACACCAAATACCAACACAAACAATCCCAAATCTCTAATTTAGAGCTCATCCATAAAAACAAGTGCTTAAAAGCACGTTTTTACTTTATTCAAACACTACAAATGGCTTAAAAGCTATTTTGGCTTAAAAGTACTTAAaataagccaatccaaacgggctcttagtcaaataacaccaaattaAAAAGAACCACTGTCTTCTTATACTTTCTAAGTTTCAATAATGGAGTTTTGAGCTTTTTATAGTAAATCACTAAATCGCTGTTTGAACTAAAAATTTAAGCATTTCTATTTTTCACCACCAAACAAGAATTTCAAGTTTTAAATCTTGAAGAACTATGGTGTTTAAGTAAATAATCAGAACATTTCGCTAATACTGTAACAATTGGGATATTCCACCGAGACCAGTCTTGTTGGGAAACATGCCACGCAATTTGTTTTGTACTTTCTTTTGCACGTGGAGGTGGGTTTTTGTCAGAACCTGGGCCTAGTCCTGGGCCTGAGGTTGGTCCTTATAATAAGTCATAAATTGGTTTTGGTTTGAACTCATTTCAGATCAAGTTAAACCCAATTATGCGAGCTTAATTCCTTAGCCCAGGCTGCAACACCTTAAGTTTGAAATACGTAAAATTTGCACGGGGCACCCTATTTGGTCGTCCCCATTTAACCTGTacctactttttaattttttttaactagTACCCAACTCTTTCTTGTTCTATGGTGTTTTTACAgtgattttatatggtgtttgtgaacatattttaaggtagtttatgatgttttatAGTTACCAATAGTTAGtcactttcgcgatcgcgaaggggaacctGGGCTGGGGaggattttactctacgcgaatgcgagaccatggtcgcgaacgcggagcattggggggagttgctctacgcgaacgcgaacgcgaatgcgaacgcgaacgcgaacgcataGCTTTAGCTAGGCTTGGCAGGGGACCTATgaaactctatgcgaacgcgaaggtaaggcgggctaaaccttcgcgaacgcgtaaagcctcccgcgatcgcgtaagtccttaggaggctgatcttcgcgaacgcgacagtgttcatgcgatcgcgatgaacactatCGCCCAGCACTTGAAACAGAATCAAAAACGGGATTTAGCCATTTTTTTCACATTTTCAAAAACAAAAcaggctagaggcgattttcaagagatagtttcttctccaaagtgttggtaaatgattctaaaccattttttttcaattacccgttacatttcatgaatttccaaccaaaaatctagagttttcatggtagaattaggggttttgggtagaaattagggatttcagaaatttggggatttagacctcaaattgaggtcgcattccaaaaccaattatatatccgggctcgggggtgaatgggtaagtgGATTTTGGTCttaacctcgagttttgaccaagcgggtccgggtcgatttttgactttttggaggaaaatttggaaaaatctaaatttatgcaatttaattgattcctttagcaacatttgatattattgagttatttttaaatagatacgagtggtttggaggtgaattctaaaggagaGGCTATGATTGAGTATTAAGTgaccttcagagcgaggtaagtgtcttagttaaccctgacttgaggaaattaggaacctcagattaatttctatgtga of Nicotiana tomentosiformis chromosome 7, ASM39032v3, whole genome shotgun sequence contains these proteins:
- the LOC138895266 gene encoding uncharacterized protein; the protein is MGDDKIDHTDPLFLHPSDTPSSVLIPIQLTGSEKYGLWQRTLRIALLAKRKLGFVTGTCKKDSFKKELHEEWETCNTIVFSWIMNIVSQNLVSGIAYATDAHLVWKDLKERFDKVNRVRIFQLHREIATISQGTDSVDTYFTKLKELWSEYDALVPSPGCDCVKSKDFIVHLHQ
- the LOC104090377 gene encoding uncharacterized protein, translated to MKTTEPTLNQAYALIIEDESQRSSPYPALTVKAEVNVMQAGRGTIPRGEPIAMQAGEGQSYKEKKPFMRCDYCHKNRHLKENCFKLIGYPGDFKAKSHVVANNATSVFEHEQQTQMNGEKGTSCDQVAGHFFIEDKYMQILNILYKDTSIPQVNIAGPLEWQSKEDW
- the LOC138895267 gene encoding uncharacterized mitochondrial protein AtMg00810-like, yielding MDVHNAFIQGDLYEEVHMELPQGFRRQGKTKAMRQNVLNRKFKVKDLGELRYFLGIEVMRSNQGILLNQRKYALQLVCDVGLGSTKPAATPLDMNQKFTSVEFDKHVGVAGDEMLTCISAYQRLIGRLIYLTITRPDIIFVVQTLSQFM